A window from Actimicrobium sp. CCC2.4 encodes these proteins:
- a CDS encoding RimK family alpha-L-glutamate ligase has protein sequence MPTSAPGLPPLIGVAPLMRRAFAGDSLAQEGQDLLLRAQQNPADAHAYLDFSTVLQLTGNRADALAVQGEAIAIRQLYHLPARGPGPGIRLLVIMGPGDLMANTPVEFLIEDSDVALTMLYMTTESDWPLTIPEHDVLLVGVAESDRNQRLLQRLADDLQDWPRPVINRPERIAVLSRDGACAALAGIAGVEMPATVRIDRAQLQAIGDRTLAATALLPDGDFPVIVRPTGSHAGQHLDKLMTPADVAGYLERVDAARFYLSRFVDYRNTDGQFRKYRITLVDGEPFICHYAISSHWMIHYLNAGMTESQAKRDEEADCMAHFDTQFALRHAAAIQTIFTRLGLAYVGIDCAETPDGKLLIFEVDNAMIVHDMDPEGMFPYKKPVMHKVFAAFRSLLEKTRATN, from the coding sequence ATGCCCACTTCCGCACCCGGTTTGCCGCCACTGATTGGTGTTGCCCCCCTGATGCGTCGCGCGTTTGCCGGCGACAGTCTGGCGCAGGAGGGCCAGGATTTACTGCTCCGCGCCCAGCAGAATCCGGCCGACGCGCATGCGTACCTGGATTTTTCGACGGTGCTGCAACTGACCGGCAACCGTGCCGACGCGCTGGCCGTGCAAGGCGAAGCAATCGCCATCCGGCAGCTGTATCACTTGCCGGCGCGCGGACCCGGACCCGGCATCCGCCTGCTGGTGATCATGGGACCGGGCGATCTGATGGCCAATACGCCGGTCGAATTTTTGATCGAGGACAGCGATGTAGCGCTGACGATGCTGTACATGACGACCGAATCGGACTGGCCGCTGACGATTCCCGAGCATGATGTGCTGCTGGTCGGGGTGGCTGAGTCCGACCGGAACCAGCGGCTGTTGCAGCGTCTGGCCGACGACTTGCAGGACTGGCCGCGCCCTGTCATCAACCGTCCCGAACGGATCGCCGTGCTGTCGCGCGATGGAGCCTGCGCGGCGCTGGCAGGGATAGCCGGCGTCGAGATGCCGGCCACGGTGCGCATTGACCGGGCACAGCTGCAGGCGATCGGCGACAGAACGCTGGCGGCAACGGCACTGCTGCCGGATGGCGATTTTCCGGTCATCGTGCGGCCCACCGGATCGCATGCCGGACAACATCTCGACAAGCTGATGACGCCTGCCGACGTGGCCGGCTATCTCGAGCGCGTCGATGCGGCGCGCTTTTATCTGTCGCGCTTTGTCGATTACCGCAATACCGATGGCCAGTTCCGCAAATACCGGATCACGCTGGTTGATGGCGAGCCGTTCATTTGCCACTACGCGATTTCATCGCACTGGATGATCCATTACCTCAACGCCGGCATGACGGAAAGCCAGGCCAAGCGCGATGAAGAAGCCGACTGCATGGCGCACTTCGACACGCAGTTTGCGCTGCGCCATGCAGCGGCGATACAGACCATCTTCACGCGTCTCGGGCTGGCCTATGTCGGCATCGATTGCGCCGAAACGCCGGATGGCAAGCTGCTGATCTTTGAAGTCGACAACGCGATGATCGTGCATGACATGGACCCCGAGGGCATGTTCCCGTACAAAAAACCAGTGATGCACAAGGTCTTCGCCGCCTTCCGCAGCTTGCTGGAAAAGACCCGCGCAACGAACTGA